ATCAAAAAGCTGATGGGCTTAAAACCTCAGGAAACAGGGAGTCTGCAAATTGTTCTGAAATATCCGAAAACAGCCGTTAAACAAGCGGACAAACTTCACGCCGCTCTTACGCCGAATGTAGCGGCCATAGCTGGAGAAATACAGCGAACCTCTGGCGATATCAACATTTGCATGCTAAGTTTTAAACGCGATGCAATCTCCTTGGCAATTTTAACGAAGAATATTATCATTCAAGAAAAAGATGTCATTTTCCCGGCTAAAGAACAGGTATTCATATCAGCCAAATTGGCAAAAGAAAATCAGCTGAAAGCCGGAGATTCCATCACGATTAATTATATAACCAAGTTTGATCCGCAAAACGTAACCAGAAATTATAAATTAACCGGAACTTTTTCTTCCAGGTATTTGCCGGATAACACGGTTCTTTTTAGTGATGACGTTTTCTTCAAATATTATTATGAGGACTTGCCACCGGACAACAAGATTTTCATAATATCAGAAAGTCATCCTTTGTACGCAGCCCTGGGCAAAGAATGGGAGCGGCTGGCACGCAGTCGTACGACCAAGGAAATGACAAAAAAAATGAAAGACCTGGCAAATTATAAGGGAGGTAGCGCAGCTCTGGATGTGCGGACTATGTATGAAACCGCTGAAAGTATCATCAAGCTGGAAAAAGCTTTAAACATCATTACCCTTGCCGCTGTACTTATCCTGTTTTTCATTATTCTCATCGGAGTTGTAAATACTCTGCGCATGACTATTCGTGAAAGGACCAGGGAAATAGGCACAGTCCGAGCTATCGGCATGCAAAAAAATGATGTTCGTAACAGCTTCATTCTGGAAACATTTTTACTGACCCTCATCTCCACGATTATCGGCACATTGCTGGCTTTTTTAATCATGGACCTGCTTGGCAAAATCACTATCCACTCAGACAGTTTCATGAGTATTTTGCTGGTGGACAAACATATAAACTTTGTTCCGAAACTAACAGCCATAATTTTTAATATGCTGTTAATTATTTTTATTGCTGTCGCTACTGCTTTCTTCCCGGCACACCGGGCTTCCAGACTCCCTTGTGCCAAAGCTTTGAGTCATTTTGAATAAGGAGAATTATATGTGTTTTTTTAACTACCTGAAATTTATTATTTTTACCGCTTTGGTATGCTTCTCGTTTTCCTCAGAAATTAGCGTTACGGATATGATGAAAAAGCTGGATGATTTGCAGGAAATGAAAACGGACATTACTGCCAGGGTGAATATTACACAGCAAAAGGTTAATCAGGGCATAAAAGTAATTGATATGGTCTATTATCGCAGAGATAAGGATGACGCTTTTATGATAGTTATGACAGCGCCTGAAGCGGAAAAAGGAAATGGCTACTTAAAAATAGGTGACAATTTCTGGATGTACAGAAGAAATACCCGTACCTTCCAGCACATAAACCGTGACGAAAGCATAGCAGGCAGTGATGCCAGCGCCGATGATTTTGAAAAACGCAAATTGGTAGAATTGTATAAACCCGAAATATCCGCAAACAATAAAGAAATATTTTTTTCAGAAAAATTAGGTGATTTTCCCGTATACAAGTTCAAACTCACGGCTAAAGTAAAAGATGTGAAATATCCATCGGTTTACTACTGGGTACGCCAGGATAATTTTCTGCCCTTGAAAGAACAACAGTATTCTCTTACCGAAACACTCATGGAAACAGCCTATTTCATGAAATATACAATTGTAGACGGTCGTTATGTATGGGTAAAAGGTATGTTTATTGATGAATTTGAAAAAGGCAATAAAACAGTGGTAGAAATATCGGGAATATCAACAAAAAAGCTGGATGACTCCATTTTTACCAAAGCCTATTTGGAAAATCTGAGCAAATAATGAAAATACTAATTCGATTTATTTTTGTCTCTCTTTGTCTGGGTTTTACCATATTCGCCGATGAAATTATAGATGAAAATACACTCTTCGGCAGTACGGCGAATACAATGGTTGAGTCCAAAAATATTCAGGATTCAAGTTTGAATGAATTTTATAACAAAGAAAGTGTAAATTTTTCAGGTTCTTTCTCTTCCAAGGGCAGTTATTATCTGAACCGCAAGTGGCTTGAAAATGGAGGTGGGAGTTTTGCTGACAACCGGATGGTCAATTATTTTGATACCAATCTGCTGCTGGATGTACGTCTGAAAAAAAATTTTAAGACATTCCTGAACCTGCAGGTATCAAATATCGCCCAGCAAAATACTTCGCTTATTGCTACCAGTAATCTGGCTTATTCTATTAAAGAACTATTTATGGATATGAATATTAACAGAGCGGTTTATATCCGTTCAGGCAAACAGGTATTGCAGTGGGGACGCACATATTTCTGGAACCCCACTGATGTTTTGAATATTCAAAAAAAAAATTTTCTTAACCTTGCGCAATATCGTGAAGGTACTTATGGTATCAAAATTCATGTCCCTAACGGTGCCGGACAAAACACCTATATGTTTCTTGATTTTAATAATGCCAACAATATAGATGATGTAGGATTAGCGGCTAAATATGAATTTTTGTTAAATAATACAGAGTACGCTTTTTCAGCCTGGAAAAAGAAAGGATTTATTCCTCTTTTCGGATTTGATTTTTCCTCACGTTTAGAAGGCATTGATGTGCTTGGAGAAATGACCATGTCCTATGGCGACGACCAAACCAAAGTCAGAAATGTTAACGGTACTGCACAGTTATATAAAATAGGAAATGCCTGGGTCCCCAAAATAAGCCTGGGACTGTCCAAATCTTTTAGCTGGATTTATGCTGATCAAATTACTTTGATATCTGAATTTTTTTATAACGACAGCGGTTATACAGAAAATGTTTTTAAAGATTCTGTTGCGTTTACATCCCTGATAGCTAACAATCTTTATGTTCCCAATTACCACAGCAAATATTATATGGCTGTATTCGGAACAATTGCCAAATATCCGTTTTCAGACTCATCGGTCAACTGTAATTATATTTCTAACCTATGTGATTCTTCCAGTATACTGTCGACCGGTATAAGCTATAGCCCTGTAAACAACTTTACATTGCAAGTTAATGTAAACAGCTTTATAGGACCGGAGCTGGCCGAATACACATTTAGCGGATACCGCCTGTCCTTTGATGTTTTTGCGACAATGCTTTTCTAGTAAACCTTCTCTTTCAGCGACTTGATGTCACCTGTTACCTTATAAAGGACCCGTTCTCCTATATTTTCCACATGGTCCCCTATCCGTTCCAGAAAACGGGTAATAAACAGTAGATAAATCTTGGAACTGATTACTTCCTGCGTAGGTTTTTCTTGAATTTTATCAATGTATTGTTGAAATAATGACCGTTGAATATCATTAATTTTCTGATCATTTTTCAAAGTTTCTCTGGCCAGTTGTACATTGTTTTCTTTAAAAGCAATAAGTATCTGTTCAATCATCTGACGCAAAAGTATAGTCATTTCAGCCAATGAGTTGAAATGTTCTCTTTCACCAAGTTCAATGACCTTTTTACTTTTTCGAATAATTTTACGGATATGATCGCCGATTCGTTCCAGGTCCATACTGATTTTTATGATACACATGATAGTGCGCAGATCAATGGCCATAGGCTGCTGCAAGGCAAGCAACTCCATGGTTAATTTTTCAATATCAAACTCCAGCTGGTCCAGCTTATCCTCTTCCTTATATAAATGTTCAACTTTATCCATGTCCACTTTCTTGGTCTGGTACATGACGATTATCTCTGTCATCAGTAAATGGATGATTTCACCCATTTTCATAATCATATCCTGCGCCTTATCCAGTTTGTGATGAAAATCATCTCTAGACATAAAAACCTCCTTTTTTAACTCACCCCAACCCCTCTCTTGAAAAGAGAGGGGGCTTAATTCCGCCCCCCTTCTCTTCTTAAGAGAAGGGGCTGGGGGATGAGTTTTATCCGAAACGCCCTGTGATGTAATCCGTCGTCTGTATATTTTTTGGATTAGTGAAAATATCTTTGGTCAGGCCATATTCAATAAGTTGCCCTACCCTGCTCGCGTCTGTATTAAAAAACGCGGTATGATCCGATACTCTGGCGGCCTGCTGCATATTATGGGTCACTATAATTATAGTTATCTCCTTACTTAATTCTTTCATAAGATCTTCTATTTTTAAAGTAGCAATCGGATCAAGCGCCGAACAAGGCTCATCCATTAAAAGCACTTCGGGTTTTACTGCCAAAGCCCTGGCTATACAGAGCCTCTGCTGCTGCCCACCGGATAAAGAAAAGGCAGATTCATTTAATTTATCTTTCACTTCATCCCAGAGAACAACTTTTTTTAAATAGTATTCTACGATTTCATCGAGACTTTTTTTAGCCTTCATTCCCTGAATTTTTGGCCCGTATTTGATATTTTCAGATATTGTTTTGGGAAAAGGATTGGGTTTCTGAAAGACCATACCGATTTTTTCACGTAAAGTAACCACATCCAGTCCCGGTTCATAAATATCCTGATCGTGAAAAAATATTTTACCATTATAGGATACATTGCTGATCAATTCATTCAGACGATTAAACGATCTTAAAAATGTAGACTTGCCGCAGCCTGAAGGGCCGATTACAGCGGTTATCTTTCGTTCCGTTATATTTACCGAGATATCCTTAATGGCCATTTTTTTACCATAATAAAATGTAAAATTCTGAGTTTTAAGAATAGTCTTCATAAACTCTCCCCTACCTCTCTCTGAACCTGTGCCTGATTACAGAGGCTATGATGTTCAACATCAGGGCAATTAGTATCAATACAGCAGCCGTAGAATAAGCGATGCCCCTTACTCCTTCAATATCATGATGTTGGGTAGACATGATGTACAGATGATAAGGTAATGCCATAAACTGCTGGAAAATATCCAGGCTTAAATGCGGTAAATAAAAAGCTACTCCTGTAAACAATATAGGTGCTGTTTCTCCGATGGCCCTGGAAAGACCGAGAATAATGCCCGTCATTATTCCGGGGAAAGCTACAGGCAAAATAATTTTATAAAGCGCCTGCCATCTGGTTGCTCCCAAGGCATAAGCGCCTTCTTTATAAGTTTTCGGTACAATCTTCAAAGCTTCTTCGGAAGTGCTGATGATAGTAGGCAGTGTAAGCAGACCCAAAGTAAGTCCCGCGCTGAGCATCGATGTTCCAAACTGCATGGTTTTTACAAAAATTGCCAGACCAAAAAGACCATAGACTATGGATGGCACAGCTGAAAGATTCCTGATAGCCATCCTGGTCAGCCTTGTGTAATAAGTATCTTTAGCATATTCAACCAGATATATAGCGCTGAAAATGCCTAACGGTATAGCAAATATTGCGGAAATAAAAGTTACCAGCAATGTACCGATGATCATCGGGAATATCCCGCCTTCCTTCATACCGTTTAATGGTGGCTCAAAAATAAAATTCCATGACAAAGTGCCCAGGCTGTGATAAAAAGTTAATCCAATTATTAAAATCAAAAAAACCAGGACAAGAAAAAAAGAGAAGTATAGCAAAGCGAAAACAATATTTTCCTTAATATTCGCTGGTTTAATACTATGCATTTCTACGTCCTTTTTTCAAAAAGTATTCAGCAATATTATTAATAAAAAAAGATATTAAAAATAAATATAATCCTAAATTAAATAAAGCATAGTAATGATTTGTATCATAAGCTACCTCACCCATTTCTATGGCAATGGTTGAAGTTAAAGTACGTACCGGATCAAAAATGGATTTAGCCAGAGCAGGTGCGTTGCCGCAGGCCATCAAAACCGCCATTGTCTCACCTATGGCCCGGCCCATGCCCAGCATTATAGCTGCAAGAATCCCTGAAGATGCAGCCGGCAGAGTTACCTTAAAAATAGTTTCCAGTTTGGTAGCTCCCAAAGCAAAGCTTGCCTCCCGATAGTCTTTGGGTACACCATTAATAGCATCTTCAGAAAGAGTAATAATTGTAGGCAGTACCATTATCGACAAAAGCAATCCTCCGTTTAAAGCGTTCAATCCATTTGCCAAATGGAAAATCCCGGCTATTAGCGGACCTACAAAAACCAGTCCGAAAAAGCCTATTACAACAGACGGAATACCGGCCAGCAATTCAATTACAGGTTTGATGAATATCTTCAAATTTCTGGGAGCGATTTCAGCAATAAAAACGGCAACCATTAATCCCAGAGGAATGGAAATGACCAGTGTTATCACTGTAACAAGCAAAGAACCCCAGACCAAAGCTAATATCCCGTAATATTCTCCACTCCAACCTTCGGGATTCCATTTGGCTGATAAAAACAAATCTGCTGGTCGCATTTCTTTGAAAAAAGGCAGGCTTTCCTTAAAAAGAAAAATAAAGATACCAACAACAACCAGTATTGATATTGAGCTGGATAATTTGAATACCCAGTTTGTCAGTTCATCAAACGCTTTATTTTTGTTGATCCTTAACTCCATAGAACCCTTCTCCTGTTACTATCTTTTGGCCCTGGACCGAAAGTTCAAAATTTATAAAGTCTTGTACTGTTTTACCGGATTTTGCTGAAATATATTGGTTCAAACCTCTGGAAACAGGATATTTATTAGAAATAATGTTAGCCTCTACTAATGGACTGTATGCTATATCCCCCTGTTTTGCAGATACATTTAAAATTTTTAATCCCCGCAAAGGTTTATCATTTTCTGCCGCATAGGCTACGCCCACATATCCAATAGCCGCGGAATCATGACGAACAGCTTCAACAATCTGGGAGTTACCGTTCATCTGCAGCATTTTATCGGAATATTCACCTTTTAGAACATGTTCCCTGAAAAAACTAAAAGTTCCGGAGTTGCTCTGCCGGCCATAAAGTGTGATAACTTTATCCGGTCCACCTACTTGTTTCCAGTTAGTTATTTCGCCCCTGAAAATAGCTCCGATCTTGTCCATTGGCAACTGATTAAGCGGATTGGAAGCATTAATAATCACAGAAAGTGCGTCTACGGCAATAATAATCTCTTTCACAGCAATACCCTTTTGTTTACACTGAGCCAGTTCCTTGGGCTGGATAAGACGTGATGAGTTGCAGATATCTGTTTTTTGATTAATCAAAGCACTTATACCGGTACCCGAACCCCCGCCGATTACAGAAATAGAAACTTTCGTATTCTGCTGCATATAAACCTCGGCTAACTTCTGTACCAAATTAACCATAGTGTCAGACCCTTTAATCTGTATTGGTGTATTGGCTAACAAAATACCCCCGAACATAACTAA
The nucleotide sequence above comes from Candidatus Margulisiibacteriota bacterium. Encoded proteins:
- a CDS encoding outer membrane lipoprotein-sorting protein yields the protein MCFFNYLKFIIFTALVCFSFSSEISVTDMMKKLDDLQEMKTDITARVNITQQKVNQGIKVIDMVYYRRDKDDAFMIVMTAPEAEKGNGYLKIGDNFWMYRRNTRTFQHINRDESIAGSDASADDFEKRKLVELYKPEISANNKEIFFSEKLGDFPVYKFKLTAKVKDVKYPSVYYWVRQDNFLPLKEQQYSLTETLMETAYFMKYTIVDGRYVWVKGMFIDEFEKGNKTVVEISGISTKKLDDSIFTKAYLENLSK
- the pstB gene encoding phosphate ABC transporter ATP-binding protein PstB — encoded protein: MKTILKTQNFTFYYGKKMAIKDISVNITERKITAVIGPSGCGKSTFLRSFNRLNELISNVSYNGKIFFHDQDIYEPGLDVVTLREKIGMVFQKPNPFPKTISENIKYGPKIQGMKAKKSLDEIVEYYLKKVVLWDEVKDKLNESAFSLSGGQQQRLCIARALAVKPEVLLMDEPCSALDPIATLKIEDLMKELSKEITIIIVTHNMQQAARVSDHTAFFNTDASRVGQLIEYGLTKDIFTNPKNIQTTDYITGRFG
- a CDS encoding PstS family phosphate ABC transporter substrate-binding protein, encoding MRKILIRWVGLVMFGGILLANTPIQIKGSDTMVNLVQKLAEVYMQQNTKVSISVIGGGSGTGISALINQKTDICNSSRLIQPKELAQCKQKGIAVKEIIIAVDALSVIINASNPLNQLPMDKIGAIFRGEITNWKQVGGPDKVITLYGRQSNSGTFSFFREHVLKGEYSDKMLQMNGNSQIVEAVRHDSAAIGYVGVAYAAENDKPLRGLKILNVSAKQGDIAYSPLVEANIISNKYPVSRGLNQYISAKSGKTVQDFINFELSVQGQKIVTGEGFYGVKDQQK
- the phoU gene encoding phosphate signaling complex protein PhoU, producing MSRDDFHHKLDKAQDMIMKMGEIIHLLMTEIIVMYQTKKVDMDKVEHLYKEEDKLDQLEFDIEKLTMELLALQQPMAIDLRTIMCIIKISMDLERIGDHIRKIIRKSKKVIELGEREHFNSLAEMTILLRQMIEQILIAFKENNVQLARETLKNDQKINDIQRSLFQQYIDKIQEKPTQEVISSKIYLLFITRFLERIGDHVENIGERVLYKVTGDIKSLKEKVY
- the pstC gene encoding phosphate ABC transporter permease subunit PstC, translated to MELRINKNKAFDELTNWVFKLSSSISILVVVGIFIFLFKESLPFFKEMRPADLFLSAKWNPEGWSGEYYGILALVWGSLLVTVITLVISIPLGLMVAVFIAEIAPRNLKIFIKPVIELLAGIPSVVIGFFGLVFVGPLIAGIFHLANGLNALNGGLLLSIMVLPTIITLSEDAINGVPKDYREASFALGATKLETIFKVTLPAASSGILAAIMLGMGRAIGETMAVLMACGNAPALAKSIFDPVRTLTSTIAIEMGEVAYDTNHYYALFNLGLYLFLISFFINNIAEYFLKKGRRNA
- a CDS encoding FtsX-like permease family protein, encoding IKKLMGLKPQETGSLQIVLKYPKTAVKQADKLHAALTPNVAAIAGEIQRTSGDINICMLSFKRDAISLAILTKNIIIQEKDVIFPAKEQVFISAKLAKENQLKAGDSITINYITKFDPQNVTRNYKLTGTFSSRYLPDNTVLFSDDVFFKYYYEDLPPDNKIFIISESHPLYAALGKEWERLARSRTTKEMTKKMKDLANYKGGSAALDVRTMYETAESIIKLEKALNIITLAAVLILFFIILIGVVNTLRMTIRERTREIGTVRAIGMQKNDVRNSFILETFLLTLISTIIGTLLAFLIMDLLGKITIHSDSFMSILLVDKHINFVPKLTAIIFNMLLIIFIAVATAFFPAHRASRLPCAKALSHFE
- the pstA gene encoding phosphate ABC transporter permease PstA — its product is MHSIKPANIKENIVFALLYFSFFLVLVFLILIIGLTFYHSLGTLSWNFIFEPPLNGMKEGGIFPMIIGTLLVTFISAIFAIPLGIFSAIYLVEYAKDTYYTRLTRMAIRNLSAVPSIVYGLFGLAIFVKTMQFGTSMLSAGLTLGLLTLPTIISTSEEALKIVPKTYKEGAYALGATRWQALYKIILPVAFPGIMTGIILGLSRAIGETAPILFTGVAFYLPHLSLDIFQQFMALPYHLYIMSTQHHDIEGVRGIAYSTAAVLILIALMLNIIASVIRHRFRER